CCAGATTTAAGTTTGATCTGACGGTCTACTTCCGCTTTGGAGATTTCCTTTAAACGAAGGCGAAACATTGGTTTTTTGAGTTTCACCAATTCATCAAAACAATGTTTGGCGATAATTTCTCCCTCTCGATCGGGGTCACTAGCAATATAAATGATGGAAGCTAATTTGGCTTTGGTTTTGATTGCGGAAAAAATTGTTTTTTTTCCTTTTAACCATTCGTATTCCGGTTCAAATGAATTTTGAAAATCGATCCCATAGGATTTGGTTGGTAGGTCTTTTATATGACCTTTGGTAGCAACAACAACCCAATCCTTATCTAAATAAGATGCGATTGTTGTTGCTTTTGTCGGTGATTCGACTATTAAAAGTTTGGTGATAATTGGCCCCGATTAAACAAACAATCCTTCAACAGATAGGTATCTTTCTCCTGTATCATAACAGAAAGTAAGAACCTTAGAACCTGCAGGAATTTCTTTTAATTTTTTCGAAACAGCAGCAAGACTAGCACCGGAAGAAGTTCCAATAAAAATTCCTTCTTTTTTAGCTGCAAGAACCGCCATAGTAAAGGCTTCATCTTTCCCAACTGTAATGATCCCATCAAGCAATTCTGTTTTACAGTTTTTAGGAATGAATCCAGCACCAATTCCTTGGAGGGGGTGTGGGCCAGGTTTACCACCACTGAGAACAGGAGAACCTTCTGGTTCCACAGCAAATACTTTGAGTTTTGGGAATCTCTTTTTTAAATTCTCAGCACATCCTGTGATATGCCCACCAGTACCAACGCCAGTGATGATATAATCCAAACCGTCAGGGAAATCTTTTGCAATTTCTTCTGCTGTTTTCTCTCTATGAACTTGGATGTTGGCTTCGTTTTCGAACTGTTGCGGCATCCAAGCATTAGGATTGGCAGCTACAATTTCTTGTGCTTTTGCAATCGCGCCAGGCATCCCTTTTTCCCTTGGTGTTAATTCAAACTTTGCTCCATATGCCGCCATAATTCTTCTTCGTTCCACAGACATATGCTCTGGCATTACGAGTGTAATCGCATAACCTTTTACAGCTGCCACCATCGCAAGACCGATCCCGGTGTTTCCGGAAGTTGGCTCCACAATAAAAGAATCTTTTTTTAATTTTCCTGATTTTTCTGCTTCTTCAATCATAGCGAGAGCAATTCGATCTTTGATTGATCCGCCAGGATTTTGTCTTTCGAGTTTCATATAAACTTCATGGTCGGTTCCAAAAAGTCGTGACAATCTTACGTGAGGTGTATTTCCGATGGCTTCTAGAATGCTATTTAATTTCATAATTTCTCCGCTCTGTCACATTTTAAGAGAAAAAGCGGATTTGTCCACAATGAAAAATAGAAAACTTAAGGAGTACGAATGGAAACGAGAAATTGGTAATCTGATTTCATTTGTTTCAAAACTTTAGAGTTATTCTCGGTTTGAATCACCTTTTCTAAGTAAGGTGCTGACGTTCGGAAATCCAATCTTTTCAGTGCATCGGATGCCTTTCCTCGCACCTCTGGATCTTTGTCAGTCAGTGATTCTAAAACGGATTTATAATTTTGGTTTGGCAATCGTTCCAAACCAACCAAGGCAGAAAGAATGGAAATTTTGGCATAAGGGACGGATTCTTTTCCCAATGCATCTTGCAGACTAGATAACGATTCTTTTTTACCTGAAAAATACAAAGCATCGGCGGCAGAACTGCGAAGATAAAAATTGGGACTCGAGAGTGCAGATTTGATTGTCGATTCTGACTCAGGAGTGAGAGGTAAAGAACCTAAGGCCCGCAAAATTTCACCACAAGCCAAAGTGATTGGTATATCACCATCCTCATAAAAATAAGGACTGGATGGAGAACTACTACCCGCCACACCGTCTTTCCATGTTCGGCGTGCCAAAGGGTTATGTTCTGGAATGTTTGCAGATTCTTTTTGGTATGTTTTGATTAAATATGGTATAGCAATTTTGTCCCCTTTTTTACCGAGTGCCTGGGCTGCGTAAAATTTTACGGCAGGGGCGTTTCCTGGACTTGAAGGAAAATTCAGAGAACCTTCCATTGCCGAAATGATATCTCGAATTCCTTGGTTTGATTTAACAAAGGTAAGTTTGTCAATGGCATCACGAATTTCAAATACATTGGAAGAAGAAAGTCGAACACGTTGGATTTCAAAAAAATCTTCTTCTGTATCGGCAAATAAACTAACAGAAACCCAGAGAAAACAGAGTAGCAAAAAAACCTTTCGAATCATTCTAAACCGCCTCTAAGTAGGGACGGATATTCTTTTCTTTTTTCGTTAATTTTCTTTCAATTTTTCTGCGACTTCTTTTAATTTTTCGGAAAGATCGCCAAGGGTTGCCTTGTCCTCTTCCAAAATAGATTGGCTGAACTTTTCCAAATCCCTTTGGATTTGTTCCTTTTTTTCACTGGCCCGAGAGGCCATTTTACGCAGTAGATCTTCGCGGTAGTGGCTAAAGTCCGCCTCTTTGAGTTCGCCCAGTTCCACCATAGAATTGACAATTTTTTCCAGACGTTCCGAAGTGAGGTAGTTGGCTCCAATGCCCCCAAGAATCAATCGCTCAAAGAGGCCAGAGACATCACGTCCCGTTTCCCGAATGAGAGAGGTCAACATAAAGTTGGAAAAGTCTTCGTTTCGCTGTCCCAAACTCACTTTAAGAAAGGTTTGTCCCAAAATTTTAGGAGTGATGTCCTCGCCTGTCATATTGTCTTGGACTTTGATTTCTTCTCCTCCGATGATCATCTTTGCCACATCTTCTAGTGTGATGGTGGAACTAGTTTCTGGATCATAAAGTCTTCGGTTTGCGTATCGCTTAAGGAGCTTCATCGGAGATGCTTTTTAAAATGACTTTCAAGCCTAGGGGGTCAACTAAAATACAATCGTAATGGACACTCTATTCGGTGCTGTTTTGACACAACTTCCCGACGCAGAAAAAAACCTAATCGTAACATGGTTACAAGCACAAGGGTTTGTCGTAAAAGAATGTACGCAGAAAACTTGGAAAGATTATCCAGACTCCATTCGCCTTTTTTCAAAACCAAATCCGGAAATTGCAAAAGAATTATTAGACTGGAGCATAGAACCAATATTATGCGGTAGTTTTACAAAAGAAGAAAAAGAAGATTATAAAAACAACAGTGTTTCCTTGTTATGGGAAAAACCTTTCACAGAAATCCATACTTTGCCATGTAAAACCTTACCTATGTCAAAATTGACTTGGGTCATTTACACAAAGGATCAAAATTTAGACAAACATCTGTCAGTATTTTTAAAAACCATGGGTCAAACTGTTTTTGCAGAAGGAAATTTAGAATTTCTTCTCAAAAGGATCCAAACAGGGACTTGTCATTTTCTAATTTTGGATTGGGATGTCATCGATCCACACATCACTGTACCGGGCCTTACAAAACTAAAAAGAGAAAAACAATTTTTATCCATCGGGATCAAAGACTTTATGAAAGAACATCTTTATAGGGATCTGAAAACAGGGATAGGAAACATCTCTGAAGTATTAGTTTCCAAACAAGATTTTTGGAATGTTTTACTGCATAGTTTCCCTTTGGAAGAAGAATCAAATACACAAACCAAATGGAAAGAAAAAACAAAATCGGTTTCGAAATTGAGTTTTACCTTCCAAGAAAAAAAGATTCCCATAACCATGCAACTCACCGAGACCAACATCATCAAAAATGAAGTTTTTTCTCCAGAAATAGAGAATCTTTTAGATTTATTTCATTGGTTTTTATAATGAAGTTTAAAACTCACTATTCAAAAAGTAACATATCGTCACTTGAAAGTTCACCCGCACCGCGATTCGGAAAGGCCTGCTCAAAAAAAAGAGCAGCAAGTAAATCGAAGTCTTCATCTTCAGGACGATTTTCCAATTCCTAAAGTTCATTTCTGCGTTTGATGAGTAAGGAAACAGTGGCATCCTCGAGAGCAAACTCTATCTTCAAACGATTCAGAGTGCGAATGAAAAAGTTTAAATTATAAATTACATAGTCTCTAAAATAGGTAAGACCGGCAATGGTTGGTTCATATTTTAAAAGTGCTTCTGTTAAATAGCAGGCAGTTTTTAAATCTTCCGTTGCTCCCGTTTCTTTATAGGCTTTAAAGATATGATGAACTGTTTCATGCATCGAAATTGTAGAATGATAAGAATCTTCAATGAGTCGTATCGATTCTGGATGGGATTCCATATAAGCAAATACATCCACAATTTCGCGATTGGCAGAGGCCCGTTTTCTTTCCGCATCACAAGGTTCGTCTGTGATTTTTGGATCTACAAGAAGGATGAATAGATATTTGGTTTCAAAAGCAAATCTAGATTCTTTTGGAATGTAATATTCGATCCAAATCGGCTCTTTGTAGTAATCGAGTGATTCCTGAAAACTGAGCTCTGGTGTGACCTTGAGAGATTTGAGTTTTTTTACGTCATCAGTGATGACCTTTTTTCCTTCTACCCTAGTTTTACTGCGTTTGATTTGCCGGAGTTCCGACTTATTCAAAAGCGGTTTGGGTTTGAAGGAAGAATCCATGTTATATCATCGACAGATTAGAAAAAGCGCAAAAGAAAAGAACGGAGCCAAAACCCAAGTGGGCTCAAGATTCCTGTATCCGAAAACACAACCTGTCCTTCTTCATTCAAAAAAACAGTCGTCGGATAAGCAGAAATCCTCCATTCCTTTAACATTCTGTAGTCGGCAGCATAAATCGGATGTTTTGCATCGGGAGTGAGCTTTGTCATGATGTCTTTGGTTTCTTCGGAATCTTCAGCTTCCAAAACAGAGAGAAAGATGGTGGATTTGGGTAAAAACTTTAAATTGGCTTCTAAAATAGGGGCGTATGCCTTACAGATGGTGCACCAAGTCGCCCAAAAATACACTACCTTGGGATGCCCCTTCCACGAATTGGCCTCTGTGGGAGTGGTGGCAAGGATTTCAATGGGTACACCGGGATGGGTGTCCCGCCCTTTAAAGTATGCAAAACAAAGGGTGGTCGAAAAAAAGAAAACAAAGGCGGAGACCACCTTCCATCCATACGGCAACTGCTTCCAAATTTTCATAGTCTCTATTGTAAGACTGGGTTTTGGCCCGATATGTTCCCAAACATTAAAAATAAGATGAGGAGTAACCAAATAAACCCAGAAACAAGGACACTGACATCAGTGAGGATGGCTTTGGTTGGGTTATGACCCATGTTCTTTATATAAATGATATAAAGGGAACGAAAGATCGCATACACAACAATGGGAACTGTATACACCATATAAGGGGTTCCTAAACTTTTTGCAGTTTCAGGGCTGACTGTATACATCACATAACTCACAAGAGTTAAGGTGGCAACCACAGCCATCATCAAATCCAAAAACTCAATGGAATACTCTTCCAAAATCTTTCTATGTTTCCCTGCATCCGTTTTTAGAATATTGATCTCACCTCGGCGTTTGGAAAATCCCCAGAAGAGTGCCAACATAAATGTACAAAGTAATAACCAATGAGAAAACTCCACACCAATGACGACGGCACCGGCAATGGCACGTAACACAAATCCTATGGAAATACTCATTACATCTAGAATCACAATATGTTTCAAAACCTTACTATATAACATATTAAAGAGTAAGTAGAAGATTGTGAGATAAAAGAAAACTGGAGATAGTTTATAAGCACCAATGAGGGCTACAGGTAAAATGACTCCTGTGATTGCCAATGCAATTCCTGAGTCCAATTCTCCGCTTGCAAGTGGTCTATGTTTTTTCTCTGGATGTTTTGCATCCTCTTTTTGATCTAAGAAGTCGTTAAAAACATATTGGCAACTTGCCACGAGTGAAAAACAAAGGAATGCTAAACAAACTTTTGTTAACGAAGGAAGTTCAAAGATTTTTTTAGAAAAAATCAATCCGGCAAATAGGATAATATTTTTTACCCACTGGGGAACACGCATCAATTTGAGGTATAGGTAGATCATTTTTTCTTCACTTTATGGGCTTCAATGTATTTCATTTTTAATCTGACGGTTTTTGCATTTGTAAGGATAGGAAACACCAAATGAATTTGTGGATCTCTTCCTGTGGTAACCATCTCCACAAGTTCGCCTGGTGTCTGTTTTCCGACAGTTTTAATATCTGATATCTTTAAAAAATCTTGGTAATCTTCTGGTAACAAACTAGCACTTACAACAAACTTTTTATGATACAGTTCTTTGCCTTTGGCATCCAAAATTGATATTTGGTCGAGAGAAAATCGAATCCCTCTTTGTTCTAAAGGATCAATTCGCAGGCCACCAAACGTAGACATTAAATCAGGTAAGGTCCATTCATAATCTACCCAATTCCCAACGTCTTTTTTAAAAACGGGCCTAGATACCATCATAGACTCAGAAGTTTCTGGTCTATCTTTACCGATGAAACTATACAACTTGATGGATTGGTCTTTTATTTGAGGATATTTGTATTGGTAGTAGATGAATCCAAAGATAGAAAAGGAAAGAACAACACTTAGCAAAAAAAAACGAATTTGTTTGATGAATCGAAACTGATCCAAAGCAGTTTGGTATCGTGTCTTAAATTCTTTTTTAGATTCATACAAAAGGTATTCATAGGTATCAACGGCCGACGACAAAACCTCATCCATTTCCTTTTCATTAAAAAGATAAACTTGGTCCAAAGATTTGGTGAATCCAAACGGTTTTACTTTTCTATCTGTTTCTGGAATGACAAAACTATTTAGGTCTCCATCAATTGGGATTTCCTTTTGGTTGGCTCTTTGTAATTGGAAGTTAACTAAATCGAAAGCCAAAACCCGAAAGAGAAGTTTTGCATCTTCTAATTTTTCATTGGACAAAAGAAGTTCAACCGATTCCAAACGAGACTCAAGTTTAGTCAAAATTTTCTTCTGAGATTCTTTTTGTTTCTCAAATGTTTGTTCCTGAGGCCCCAAAAGAGGCGCTTTCCAAGGAGAAAACAATAGATCTCGAATCCTTAATTTCACAAATACCAAGTCTTCCCCATCCTCAAAATACTAAAACTGATTTTTATGCCCATTCTAACCGACTTGGATTTTCACACCGTCATCAACGGTTCCCATTTTAGGAACCCCGGAGTGGCCGGTGGCGGCAATGAGGACAGTAAAAATGCCCACTCGACCCACATACATGACGGCTGCGTAAAATAACTTTTCGATGTCTCCTAGTTGGGATGTTAAGTTCAAACTAAAACCAACCGTGGAAAAAGAAGAGATAAGTTCGAAAAAAATTACATGGAGCGAATGTTGGTTTTGATCCAAAATTCCTAGAAAAATAAAGACAAAGGCCAAAGCAATTGTGGCAAGAAAATAAACGCGAATGGCAACTGCAACGGAATTTTTCGAAACAGTTTCCCCAAATAACATCACCGGTTTGGAGGGTTGAATTACATTTTTCAAATAGGCAAGTAACAGAACAAAGGTGGTAATTTTAATACCACCAGCAGTTCCTTGTGGGCCACCACCAATAAACATAAGAACCGTAATGATGATCACTGTTGCGTCATTTAAATGCCCAAGATCCATTGTCGAAAATCCTGCCGTACGGGAACAGACAGACATAAAAAAAGCGTTGGAGATTTTATCCACAAGTGCTAACCCATGGAATGTATGTGGGTTGGATTTTTCTAAAAAATAAATTCCAACAAAACCAAACAACAGTAAAGTGAAAGATCCATATACCAAAAGTTTGGATTGGATTCTTGTCGTCTCACCTCGTAAATGTTTGTTATAGTCTTCGATCCGGTTTTCTAAAAACGCAGAGAACTGGGCAGGTAATAACAAAAACCTAGGAACGTTTCCCGTTTTTAATGCCTTCTCCATCATTAAAGTTTCTGCCATCACTTCAATGCGGTAGAAAATCCGAACAAATACAGTGAGAAGGAATTTTTCCAAAAGAATGATCACGGGAAATCCAATCCCACCAAAAATCACAAGGCCAGAAACTATGTATAAGGAAAATGGATCTAGACGCAAAGCACTGAGATCATCCGTAATCGAAAAACCAGCGTTATTGAAGGAAGAGATGGCAGTAAATAAAGAAAAAAACCAGCGAGTGTTTCCACCTTCCACCCCATCAGGCATATGCAGATAAAGTCCAATGGCTCCTAAAATTTCCAAGGAAAAGGAAATATTGATGATGGAGAGTAACATCCGATTGACTTCGTTTGTGGCAAGAGATTCCGTTTCGGCTTGGGTGTCGATGGCCGCTCCGACAAAGGCATTGAATCTGGCATTTCTCGAAATTCCTTGGGTAATGAGAAACCCGACAATCACCGTAAAACTGATGATCCCAAGTCCACCCAATTGGATGAGAAAGAGCATGATCCAATGTGTAGAATGTTCTAATCCGGAAAGTGGGACAGGAGAGAGCCCAGTCACACAAATGGAAGATGCCGAAAGATAAAAACTGTCCACATAGGAAAGTTCCCCTAGTTCTGAGATATAAAGGGCAAAGGAACCAAGGAGGATGGCGGCAAAAAAACCCAAACAAACCACTCGGGCAAAAGACAAAGTTCGAAAAAATCGATTGAAGCGCGCTAGTGGCATATTCCCCTAATCTCTACTTTCTCCAGGATTTTCCCTTTGACCAAAAATCCCAAGTACTTTACAAACGCAGTCGATTTCAGATTTTGGTAGAATCAATTCAACTCTAACCTTATTTTTGAGGAAAATATGACCTCTGCGACAGAAACAAAACGCGACCCTAAATTGGAAAGAATCCGTAACATCGGAATTTCCGCACACATTGACTCGGGTAAAACAACCCTTACTGAACGTATTTTATTTTATACGAACAAAATCCATGCCATTCACGAAGTTCGTGGAAAAGACGGCGTGGGTGCGACTATGGACAGTATGGACCTCGAAAGAGAAAGAGGGATCACAATCCAATCAGCAGCAACTTATGCTACTTGGAAAGACATTACCATCAACATTATTGATACTCCGGGTCACGTTGACTTCACAATCGAAGTAGAACGTTCGCTACGTGTACTTGACTCTGCGATTATGGTTCTTTGTGGAGTTGCTGGTGTTCAGTCTCAGTCCATCACTGTAGACAGACAAATGAAACGTTATAGCGTTCCTCGTGTTGCCTTTATCAACAAACTAGACCGTACCGGTGCTAACCCTTGGAGAGTGATCGAACAACTTCGTGAAAAACTCCACCTCAATGCTCATGCTGTACAACTTCCTATCGGACTCGAAAACGATCTCAAAGGGATTGTTGACCTAGTAGAGATGAAAGCATATTATTTCGAAGGTCCAAACGGACAAGATATCAAAATTACAGATATCCCGGATGAGTTAAAGGACCAAGCAAACGAAAAACGAGAAGCTCTTCTTGATGCGGTTTCTCTTTTCAGCGATGAACTCACTGAAGAAATGTTAGAAGGTGCGCCTTCAGAAGCAAGAATCAGAGAAGCGATTCGCCGTGGTGTTCTTGCTCTTAAATTTGTTCCAGTATTTATGGGTTCTGCCTTTAAAAACAAAGGTGTTCAAAGACTTCTAGACGGAGTTGCTGATTACCTTGCATCTCCTTATGATGTTGAGAACAAAGCAAAAGAAATCGGTAACGAAGAAAACGAATTCAATTTAGAATCAGATCCAGAGAAACCACTCGTTTGTCTCGCATTCAAACTAGAAGACGGTCGTTACGGTCAGTTAACTTATGTTCGTGTTTACCAAGGTAGACTCGAAAAAGGGATGACGATCTACAACTCTTCTAACAACAAACGCCATAACATTGGACGTCTTGTTCGTATGCACTCAAACGATATGGAAGATATCACAAAAGCGGAAGCGGGAGATATCGTAGCTCTATTCGGTATCGATTGTGCTTCTGGGGATACATTCACTGACGGAAAAGCAAAAGTGACTATGGAGTCCATGTTTGTTCCAAACCCGGTGATTTCTCTTACCATTGAATGTAAAGAATCAAAACAACTTCCAAACCTTGCAAAGGCTCTCAACCGTTTTACAAAGGAAGATCCTACCTTCCAAACAGAAATCGATAAAGAGTCAGGTCAAACCATCATCAAAGGTATGGGAGAACTCCACCTCGAAGTTTACATCGAAAGGATGAAACGTGAGTATGGTGTGGATCTTGTCACTGGTGCACCACAAGTTGCTTACCGTGAAACCATCACAAAATCTGCAGAATTTGATTACACTCATAAAAAACAAACGGGTGGTCAAGGTCAGTTCTCGCGTGTGGCAGGTTACATCGAACCAATCCCACAAGAAGAAGGAAAAGATTACGAGTTCGTAGATAAAATCGTCGGTGGTTCCATCCCACGCGAATACATCGGATCTTGTGATAAAGGTTTCCGTTCTTGTTTAGAAAGAGGATCTCTTATTGGATTCCCTATCATTGGGGTTCGTTGTGTGATCAATGACGGTGCTTACCATGATGTGGATTCATCCGATATGGCTTTCCAAATTGGAGCTCGTTACGGATTCCGCCAAGGATTCGGAAAAGCAGCTCCGATCATTCTCGAACCAATCATGAGAGTGGAAGTAGAAGGTCCTACTGAATTCCAAGGAGCGATCCTTGCGTCTGTCAACCAAAGACGTGGAATGATCTTAAACACAACTGAAGAAAACGGTTATGCTAAAATTGAAGCAGAAGTCCCTCTTGCTGATATGTTTGGATATTCTACAGTTCTTCGTTCTTCTACCCAAGGAAAAGCAGAGTTTGCTATGGAATTTTCCAAGTATGCTCCTGTTCCAAGAAACGTAGCGGACGAGCTTATGAAAAAATACAAGGTCAACAACAAAGAAGAAGAATAAACCCTTCTCCCTTTGGTTTGATTTTGGAAAAGGCGGGGGAACCCGCCTTTTTTATTGCCCTCTCTCCCTGCGACCTGTCGATACATTTAGAAGGGTTACCGGATGCGAAATCTTCGATACTTTCTATTTTTTTTGGGCATCGTTCTTGTATCTCCTGCTTCTTCCAAACAAAGCCCAAAACCAGAGCCAACTTCTAATTACCGTGTGACCAAAGGGGATTCCTGGTTTGGAATCGCCCGAAAATTCAAAGTTTCTGCCGAAACCTTAGCCAAGTTAAATGGTCGTACCACAAGTGAAAATCTTTATGAAAAAGAACTCCTTAGGATTCCCAAAGGGAATGAAAAGGTTTCTGTTTCTCCCGAGTCTCTCATCAAAGAAAAACCCTCTTATCCTTTGGAGAGGAAAGAAAGAGTGGTAAAAAAGTTTTCGGAACTAACCTACGACCCTCACAATGGAATCCAATTCCAAAGAGGTATCTCATCTCTTGTACGTGCGAGTCTGCCCGGAAAAGTGGTACATGTCGATTATATGGATGGGTATGAAAACTTTGTGATCTTAGAACACTCAAATGGACTCTATTCAGTTTATGGAAACTTAGAACGAATCCAAGTTACAGAAGGACAACAAGTAAAATCAAAAGATAGGTTGGGAATCTTAGCAAAAGACAAAGGCCTGTATTTCCAGGTGAACAAACAAAAACAAAGTTTAAATCCCGAACGAATTTTGGAGGGAGGAATTTAATGGCGTATTCAATCCTCTTCCAATCAGGTTCAGTTTATCGGAATGGAAAATTAGAAACAAACGATCTCCTTGTGGAGGGAGAAAAAATTTCGCAAATTGATAGCAACCTGCCACCAAACAATGGTTCTGTAACCATTCCGCTAAAAGGAAAAAAAGTTTATCCAGGTTTTGTCAATTCCCATGACCATCTCCTCGCTAGTTATCTTCCCAAAGTAGGTGGGAATGAAAAACACCAGTCCTGGTTGTCCTATGATAATTTGTATAAAAGTTCCGGGGTCTTTGCGGAACGACAACAAATAGATCCTGAAATTTTATACTACCTTGGTGCTTATAAAAATCTTTTTGCTGGTGTCACAACTGTTTTTGATCATATCCCCCATCATGTTCAAAATCCATTCCGAGGAATTCTTCCAGTAAAACTCATCTCCGATTACACATTAGCCCATTCCATTGGAAATTATAGTTTGGGTTGGGGAGAAGGCCCAGCTTTAGAATATAGGATGGCAGAACATGCAGGG
This genomic stretch from Leptospira meyeri harbors:
- the cysK gene encoding cysteine synthase A — translated: MKLNSILEAIGNTPHVRLSRLFGTDHEVYMKLERQNPGGSIKDRIALAMIEEAEKSGKLKKDSFIVEPTSGNTGIGLAMVAAVKGYAITLVMPEHMSVERRRIMAAYGAKFELTPREKGMPGAIAKAQEIVAANPNAWMPQQFENEANIQVHREKTAEEIAKDFPDGLDYIITGVGTGGHITGCAENLKKRFPKLKVFAVEPEGSPVLSGGKPGPHPLQGIGAGFIPKNCKTELLDGIITVGKDEAFTMAVLAAKKEGIFIGTSSGASLAAVSKKLKEIPAGSKVLTFCYDTGERYLSVEGLFV
- a CDS encoding HEAT repeat domain-containing protein; translated protein: MIRKVFLLLCFLWVSVSLFADTEEDFFEIQRVRLSSSNVFEIRDAIDKLTFVKSNQGIRDIISAMEGSLNFPSSPGNAPAVKFYAAQALGKKGDKIAIPYLIKTYQKESANIPEHNPLARRTWKDGVAGSSSPSSPYFYEDGDIPITLACGEILRALGSLPLTPESESTIKSALSSPNFYLRSSAADALYFSGKKESLSSLQDALGKESVPYAKISILSALVGLERLPNQNYKSVLESLTDKDPEVRGKASDALKRLDFRTSAPYLEKVIQTENNSKVLKQMKSDYQFLVSIRTP
- a CDS encoding polyhydroxyalkanoate synthesis regulator DNA-binding domain-containing protein, with product MKLLKRYANRRLYDPETSSTITLEDVAKMIIGGEEIKVQDNMTGEDITPKILGQTFLKVSLGQRNEDFSNFMLTSLIRETGRDVSGLFERLILGGIGANYLTSERLEKIVNSMVELGELKEADFSHYREDLLRKMASRASEKKEQIQRDLEKFSQSILEEDKATLGDLSEKLKEVAEKLKEN
- a CDS encoding TlpA family protein disulfide reductase: MKIWKQLPYGWKVVSAFVFFFSTTLCFAYFKGRDTHPGVPIEILATTPTEANSWKGHPKVVYFWATWCTICKAYAPILEANLKFLPKSTIFLSVLEAEDSEETKDIMTKLTPDAKHPIYAADYRMLKEWRISAYPTTVFLNEEGQVVFSDTGILSPLGFWLRSFLLRFF
- a CDS encoding decaprenyl-phosphate phosphoribosyltransferase; amino-acid sequence: MIYLYLKLMRVPQWVKNIILFAGLIFSKKIFELPSLTKVCLAFLCFSLVASCQYVFNDFLDQKEDAKHPEKKHRPLASGELDSGIALAITGVILPVALIGAYKLSPVFFYLTIFYLLFNMLYSKVLKHIVILDVMSISIGFVLRAIAGAVVIGVEFSHWLLLCTFMLALFWGFSKRRGEINILKTDAGKHRKILEEYSIEFLDLMMAVVATLTLVSYVMYTVSPETAKSLGTPYMVYTVPIVVYAIFRSLYIIYIKNMGHNPTKAILTDVSVLVSGFIWLLLILFLMFGNISGQNPVLQ
- a CDS encoding TrkH family potassium uptake protein; this translates as MPLARFNRFFRTLSFARVVCLGFFAAILLGSFALYISELGELSYVDSFYLSASSICVTGLSPVPLSGLEHSTHWIMLFLIQLGGLGIISFTVIVGFLITQGISRNARFNAFVGAAIDTQAETESLATNEVNRMLLSIINISFSLEILGAIGLYLHMPDGVEGGNTRWFFSLFTAISSFNNAGFSITDDLSALRLDPFSLYIVSGLVIFGGIGFPVIILLEKFLLTVFVRIFYRIEVMAETLMMEKALKTGNVPRFLLLPAQFSAFLENRIEDYNKHLRGETTRIQSKLLVYGSFTLLLFGFVGIYFLEKSNPHTFHGLALVDKISNAFFMSVCSRTAGFSTMDLGHLNDATVIIITVLMFIGGGPQGTAGGIKITTFVLLLAYLKNVIQPSKPVMLFGETVSKNSVAVAIRVYFLATIALAFVFIFLGILDQNQHSLHVIFFELISSFSTVGFSLNLTSQLGDIEKLFYAAVMYVGRVGIFTVLIAATGHSGVPKMGTVDDGVKIQVG
- the fusA gene encoding elongation factor G, whose translation is MTSATETKRDPKLERIRNIGISAHIDSGKTTLTERILFYTNKIHAIHEVRGKDGVGATMDSMDLERERGITIQSAATYATWKDITINIIDTPGHVDFTIEVERSLRVLDSAIMVLCGVAGVQSQSITVDRQMKRYSVPRVAFINKLDRTGANPWRVIEQLREKLHLNAHAVQLPIGLENDLKGIVDLVEMKAYYFEGPNGQDIKITDIPDELKDQANEKREALLDAVSLFSDELTEEMLEGAPSEARIREAIRRGVLALKFVPVFMGSAFKNKGVQRLLDGVADYLASPYDVENKAKEIGNEENEFNLESDPEKPLVCLAFKLEDGRYGQLTYVRVYQGRLEKGMTIYNSSNNKRHNIGRLVRMHSNDMEDITKAEAGDIVALFGIDCASGDTFTDGKAKVTMESMFVPNPVISLTIECKESKQLPNLAKALNRFTKEDPTFQTEIDKESGQTIIKGMGELHLEVYIERMKREYGVDLVTGAPQVAYRETITKSAEFDYTHKKQTGGQGQFSRVAGYIEPIPQEEGKDYEFVDKIVGGSIPREYIGSCDKGFRSCLERGSLIGFPIIGVRCVINDGAYHDVDSSDMAFQIGARYGFRQGFGKAAPIILEPIMRVEVEGPTEFQGAILASVNQRRGMILNTTEENGYAKIEAEVPLADMFGYSTVLRSSTQGKAEFAMEFSKYAPVPRNVADELMKKYKVNNKEEE
- a CDS encoding LIC_10271 family cell wall hydrolase, which codes for MRNLRYFLFFLGIVLVSPASSKQSPKPEPTSNYRVTKGDSWFGIARKFKVSAETLAKLNGRTTSENLYEKELLRIPKGNEKVSVSPESLIKEKPSYPLERKERVVKKFSELTYDPHNGIQFQRGISSLVRASLPGKVVHVDYMDGYENFVILEHSNGLYSVYGNLERIQVTEGQQVKSKDRLGILAKDKGLYFQVNKQKQSLNPERILEGGI